The following nucleotide sequence is from Candidatus Hydrogenedens sp..
ACAAGTATAGGCTTTCCCATTGTCTGTGAGAACTGCAGATATTTGGGCTTCGGGGTCGAGTTTTTTTATCTGCTGAACGACATACTGTAAGAAATCACAGGCGGACTGGGCGGTTTTATCCGGATACTCTTTGGTAAACTTAAACCGGGTGCAGTCATCTATCGCTTTGAACGAATATCGCTTCTGTTTCGGGTCTTCTCCTTTCACATTCGCAACTCTCTTGTCATCAATATGAATGAGTTCCCAGGGTTGTTCCTTCTCATACCGTTTGGGAATGTTCTTTTTATATTTCTTTTCATACCGAGAACCGATGCGATATCTCTTAAATACCTGATATACGCCAAATTCACTGATTCGACTGATTCCTCTTTTCCGAAGGATCATGCTGATTAGAAGGGCGGAATAGCCTAACTTCTTTCGCAGCTTCACTATCAGTCGTTCCAATTCTTTGGAGGGCATATTCCGATTCGTTTTGGGTCGTCTCGATTGAGGTAATAAGCTTTCCGAATTCTGATGACTATTCTTATATCGCTTCAAATACTTATAAAAGGTTTTACGAGATATGCCGTAGAAATAACGCAAATCTTTAATCGTCCTAAAGTATTTACTTTCTTGATTTTTTATTTTCTGATATTCCATAATCATATTCAGTTTTGGTTTAATCATCTGTTGTTGGATGTATATGTTCATAGGTAGCACCTCCTTAGAATGTTATGAGTTTCGTATATAATACACTAAGTCAGGTGTTACCTATGTCCTATAGTTCTTCAAATAATGGAATGTCAAATAAAATAAAAACAGGAGTTGGGTTATGAAAAAAAACAAGAAAGAAGAAAAGGGTTTTTCAACACGCAGAGAATTTTTAAAGTCTGCGGGAATTATGACGGCTGTTGCTGGTTCCTCAACTGTAAATAAGGCATGGGGCGCCAATGAAACATTAGCGTTGTTTGGTGGCAAACCAGCGGTAACAGTTTCACAGGACGATGCGGCTCGCTGGCCTCGTTATGGTAAGGCGGAAGAAGACGCCGTAGTAGAATTGGTTCGAAATCCATCTTACAATCCAATAGATAAATTGGAGGAAGATTGGAAGAACTATATGCAGGTGCCGTATGTAAAGGCACATTTTAACGGAACAAGTGCATTAACAGCGATGTTTTTTGCCCTTAATTTACCGCCCGGCAGTGAAATTATGGTTCCATCGTATACCTTCTTTGCTACAATACTTCCGATGCGATTATTCGGATTAGTCCCTGTTTTTGTTGACATCAATCCACAAACGCTCAATTTTGACCTGAACGATGCAAAAAAACGGCTAACGCCAAATACCAAGGCTGTCCTACCGGTTCATTGGATTGGCTTACCTGCCGATATGGATGAAATTAATGACTGGGCAAAAGAAAAAGGTCTTATTGTTTTAGAAGATTGTGCTCATGCCCACGGGGCGAGATTAAAAGGAAAACTTATGGGCACATGGAGCCGAATGGCTATTTTCAGTTATCAAATGAGCAAGCCCTTACCTGCAATTGAAGGAGGTATGGGCATTTATCAAAATGCGGAGGATTGGGGCAGAGCCGTTGCCTTCGGTGACTATAAAGTAACAAATCTACCCAAAGATAATCCCTACGCAAAGTATGCAGGTTCCGGTTTGGGTGTAAAGTTCAGAATGCATCCGATGGCAGCCGCACTTGCTCGTTGTCAATTAGTCGGATTAGAAGAACGAAATGAAGCCGGTGTCCGTCAGGTTCGTAAATTGAATGACCAACTTCTGGAATTGGAAGGAATTTCGGAACAGACCAGTGGAAGAAAAGATATAAAACGCCTGCATTACCAATGGAACATGTTATTTGTTGATGAAAAGAAAACAGGTGTTCCAAGAAATCGCCTTGTAGAGGCTTTGAGGGCAGAAGGTGTCCGTGCCGATGGAGTTCATTATACGCTACAACATGAATTACCTGTATATGCAGAAGATGAATGGTGGCATCACAAACCTGTTATTCCCGAACTGCCCGGCTCAAAACAAGCAAATGATACAAATATAGCCCTGCCCTACTTTACTACAGAAGTGCCCGAACTGGTTGAACAGTATGTAAAGGCATTCCAGAAAGTTTGGGCTCATCGCAAAGAATTGGTATAGTATAAAAATAAGAAAATAAAAAATTTGGGGCGTATGGAAATATACGCCCCTATTTTTATGTATATCCCGTTAAAAAGTTACTTTATGATATTCAAAATATAACTTTTCCCATAATAGTTGAAAAGGAACAGAGACGCATTTGCCATATCCACAAGCCCACGGACTTCTTCAAAATTATGTTCTGCCAATGTAAGGCTTACAATATTATTCCGTTCTTCTAAATCATTCAATTCTACAGATGGGTCATTCACAAAACGATAGGGTAATATCTTGCTGATAAGTTTATCTAACTGTCGTGACCAATTGTGTGACCTTAAAGCAAGACATTTCCGCGGCAAATCATCGCTATACTCAGGTATTTTCCCCTCATAAAGGGGGCAGCCAAACACGAATCCAAATTCATTGCTATTATTACTATTATTAGTATTATTATATCTTTCAAGTAGAAAGAATGGGTCTTCTCCATCACGAACTGCATTTAAGTAAAGCGTGCCCATAAATGTTTCAATGGCTAAATGACGATTTGAAGATAACTGGACAGCATTATTTTTAGGAGTTGACCAGCCTAATATATCCAGCAGATATATCCATAACATTCTTAACGCGGAGTAGCCCGGTAAAGCCGTTGTATGATAAGGCATGGATAAATCCCCTAAATAGTGCAATCCCCAGCCCATAAACCGCCAGCCCCAATAGTCATGACCCGTTGCAAAGGCAAATTTTGATAATTCCTTATATAAATATATCCGATATTCAACATAAGATTGTTTCAAAAAAGGAGCAAAAAAGGTGATTATAGGATTTTCATGAAAAAATCCCATGTGGAAAGGTGCCTGAGAACCGAAATCAAGGTTCGGATTTCCATAAGGCTGAGTTCCAAACCCATAAATCGCTCCAAATTCCGTTTGATTATCTGAGAACAATCCCGTATCCATTCCGTAATCAGGTTCATTGGATGCAGAAGTAAGAATATCTATTGGAGAAACTGTTTCCCCTTTATTAAGTTTTACGAAACAAAAAACCTCAAATTCTTTTGTATTATTTACAATACATACATCTTTTACATTCAACAAAGTTTTGCCTTCAGGCGGATTATTAGCAAACCTCACAACATAAAGAGGCGTTTTTGTATTTGGATTAATACGAATGGCTTTGAAAAATCGTGTTTTGATTTCGGATGTATTTGCGGTAGGAGAGAAAAGTAAATCTGGTGGACAAGGGGCATACATGGGTATATTCTTTTTTGCCCAGGTTTCAACATTAGCGAGCACCTGTGCAATATTTTGTCCTTCTGCGGTAAGGAACTCTTCTAATGTTTCCGCAGGAACGGAATTTGCATTTTTTACTTCGGGTAATGTTTCGACCACAAGTTTTGTGAACAATGGATGATGTTGCCATGGGTAAACTGAGGTAGAGATTGAAATCAAAAGTAACAGAACTACCGTAATGCGATTGACAAAAAGTTTAGAATTCATAACATTTCTCCTTATATAAGTTAAGTTTATTTATTATACACTTTTTCACATGAAACATTTCAATAAATATTTGATTTTTAAGCATATATATGGACATTATGTAAATACAACGCCTAAAAATTAAATGTTTCACATGAAACATAATCGTAAATTATTAATTAACAATAATTTATTAATTATCCTTTCAGTCCAGTTAAAGTAATACCCTGTATAAATTGCCGTTGAGCAAAGAAAAATAACGCAATCACAGGTAAAGTCATCAACACAGCCGCTGCCATCATAAGTTCGAACCGTGCTAACCAAATCATCAAAGCATGTAATGCAAATAAACCTAAACTTAACGGATACTTTTCCTGGTCAGTCAAGAAAATCAACGGACCCATAAAATCGTTCCATACCCATAGAAAAGTGAAAATTGCCACTGTGGCTAATGCAGGTTTGATAAGTGGAAGTATAATATGACGATATATACGCAAATATCCACAGCCATCAATTAAGGCACTATCTTCAAGGTCCTTCGGGATGCTTAACATGAATTGCCGCAACAAAAAAATGAAAAAGGCATTGCCGAAGAAAGAACCTGCCCACAATGGAACAAGAGTATTATACAATCCGAAACTTTTCCATATTAGAAATTGAGGCACCAGCGTTACCTGAGCAGGTATCATCAGTGTTGCCAATATCAGAATAAAATAATAATCACGACCAGGCCAGCGAAGTCGGGCAAAGGCATACGCTACAAAAGAAGCAGAAAAAATCTGTCCTATGATATTCATTAATACTAAAAGCAAACTATTATAAGTATATTTAATGATAGGAACTTCCCTTAATACTTCCCGATAATTTCCCCATGCTTTCCGTGCAAGAACTATAGGGTAGGAAGTTTTTCTTATCTCCAATTTCAGACGCAGTTTCCCCTCAGGCGTTTCTGGACTATTTCCGATTTCCTTAATCGTATACCAACTTTTCATCATGATACTTTTATCTTCGTGGCTATATACCTGCCAGAGACAGTCCTGCCATTGATTGTATTGGAGATAAATGGGCTCCACGGATTTAAATCGTTTCCCTCCTATGTCAATAATGGCGTGAATACTATACCAGGATTTATCCCCATGAAGGCTCAATCGTAATCGCTTAAATTCATCTGCTGAAATATTACAATCGGCAATGGTCTCCACAACAAAATGGTCCCCTTTTGAAAAATCATAGTGAACCTCAATCCCTTTTCGATTGAAATATTCCAACCTCGGAACAAACTTGGCGCAATCGCTATGTAATTCCCATTTTAATGTTTCCGCATCACCTACCTTCACCGTTTCCGCATCCCATGTTTTTACAATCAATTCTCCTAATGCTACACGCCGATATATGGCATCAAATGCATTGATTACAATTTCAGAATTTATTTCAGAATTTATCCATGAAGAAAAATCGTTAAGTCCTGAAGTCCATAACTCTTTGGGCATACGACGGAAAAAACTACCTAATATAAAATCTGTAAGATAGGGTTCTTCTACATAAGGTTGAATAAAATTAGGTAATGTATCTTTAATTGTTAATAATTTCCCGCGAACAGTCTCTCGCCCTTTTTCTAAATATGCTTCCCAAGTCTCATCATTTACATCTACCGGTTGAATAGGCAGTTCATTAGCATTTGCACCAAAATAAGGAGATGTAACCACATTAGCAGGCATGGGTGGAAACCAACTGGGTGGATATAATTCGTCCGGGGACTTGAAACTTGTTCCAATAAGCCACACAAAAGGAGCAGAGAACACAATTGCACCTGCAAGAAGGATAGCATGGTATGCTCCAAAACGAAGCCCCTGCCCTATCTTTTTCAAAATGTTATTGCTCCCGCTCATAATATACCCACTTCTGCGACAATTTTAGTTGCAATATTGTTAATATTAAAATGATACCAAACAGTATCCATGCCAAGGCAGAGGCATAACCCATTCGTAAATATTGAAAACCATTGTTAAATAGGTAATAAGCATAAAACAAAGTGGAATCTACCGGTCCACCCTGTGTCATGATAAATGCCTGGGTGAAAATCTGAAATGTTGCAATAAATCCCATTATCAAATTAAATAAAATATATGGGCTCAACATGGGTAAAGTTATATAGAAAAATTTTCGAAAAACTCCTGCACCATCTATCTCCGCTGCTTCATATAACTGCACGGGAATTGTTTTCAAACCTGCTAACCAAATTATCATACTTCCGCCCGCAGACCATACACTCATAATAACCAATGCAGGCTTTGACCATTTTGGGTCTTGAAGCCAATTCGGTCCTGTTGTCCCTAATTGCGTCAGAATAGCGTTCATCATCCCTTCTTGTGGATTGAATATCCACAGCCAGAGGATAGAAGCAGCTACTCCCGGCATAATTGCAGGCAAATAAAACAAGGTTCGATAGGTTGCCATGCCTCTCCATTCCCGTTGAAGCAAAAGAGCAATTCCCAAACTGATAATCATCCCTAAGGGAACGCTGATGGTCATGTATATTGTATTCCAAAGGGATTTATAAAATAGGGGGTCATTTATCATAAATCGGTAGTTTTCAAAACCTACCCATTTCGGGGGAGAAAGAACATCATAGTTACAGAAACTCATTATAAGTGAAAAAAGCAATGGACCACCACCAAAAACTAAAAAGCCTAAAAACCAAGGACTTGCAAAAAAATAACCCGCATAATATTCTTTTCGAAAATAGCCCCTTGCTTGTGATTTTTGGAACAAAACATAAGTAATAATAATTAGAATTATAAGTATTGTGATAATATATACAAATACTACGGGTGTCCAAGACAAGTTTGGGTATTCAACAGGATAATTTACTTTATCTAATTCGCGTTGGACAATGGAAGTGCTTCGGTCTAATGCCTGCTTTGCATTTTTGAGGTAGTCATTATCATATTTTTTGTAGATACCTTCCCACATAGCCCGCACATGTTCGTTCCAGAGAAGTTGACCAACGGGTGTAACAGGACGGTATTTTGCTTCGGGCATCATGGAAATAAAGGTTTTCATAGCATCTTTGAAAGTATTTTCGACAGTAGCGTCGGAATATAGATAATGTTCCATAATCCATTCTGTCAAGTCGCGTCTTGCACTCATTCGGGGTATGAATATGGTGCCACTTCCACGAACTTTTTCTGCTTCTGCATCGTTTCGTATACGAATGGCTCGTTTTGACATGAGATACTTGATAAACAGCCATGCTTCTTCAGGATGACGGGCACTTGATGGGATTACATACGAAAAACCCCCTGTCCAGCCGATGCGTTTTTTCCCTTCTGGAGCCGGTGCTGGTACAACACCAAATCGCATGGAACGGCGTGCATTAGCGATAGGTATCATAGCAAAATCACCATCAATTTTCATCGCAACCTTACCTGCAACGAAGGGGTCAAGGTCCCCAACCAACATAGAAGATTGGAAAGCCATGACTTTTTCGGCACCGCCCATAGCATCATATATTTCCGACATAAAAGCAAGGGCTTCTGTTATTTCAGGACTGTTTAATGTGCAGGTTTTGCCATCAGCGGACATGAACTCTCCACCATTTAGCCAGCCATAGATATACAGCCATGAATTTCCATAATTAGGAATAAATCCGATTTGCTTGATGTCCCCTCGTGCATCCTTTTCTGTCATGATTACAGCGGCTTTTTTTAATTGTTCCCAGGTTCGGGGTGGTCCTACTTTATTGGGATTATTGGGGTCTACGCAACCGATGGCTTTCAATTGCTCCGCATATTTTTCAAGCAGGTCTAAATTATAATACAAACCGCGATTATCCGTATCGCAGGGGATTGCATACAGTTTTCCTTGATATTGACTTTCCTGCCAGCAAGGCGGGAAGAAATATTCCTCTTTTAGCGTTAAAGGGTCATTTGGATTTTCTCTCAAATCTCGTTCATAAAAATCCTGCAAACACAGAAAAGCACCTCTTGAAGCCCATTGGGCTACTGCAAATCGATCAAAAAAGACAACATCCGGCGGGTCACCTCCTGCAACGGCACATAATAATCGCTGCGGGTCATCTGTTTTATTAAGCGAGGCACTTTGCCCCATAACCACTTTGATTTTCGGTTTGCCATTTGTCCCATTATATACATGTTCAAAATCGCGAACGGTTTCACTCACAAAAAAATCTAATTCATTTCCCCAGTAGTAAATGCGAGTATATTCCTCACATCTGCCATTTATAGAATACATTGCAATAAATACAAAGACAAAATATAACCCTACCCCCTTTTCAAAGATAGTATTTCCTTTATATTGTCTTATCGCAATCATTTCTTTATATTAGGAAAAAAAAAGTTATTGTTTCAACTAAGGCCCTTTTAATCCTGCTGAATACTGTTAAAGGCTATACTGTTTATATAAACTTTCCCCTTTTGAACTTTTAGAAAGATTAAAAACCAATCTCAACCAATCATTTTTCCAGATACCTGCCATATCTAATTTCATCGAATAATGGAGCAGAATTTAGTAATCTTTTTTATAGATATAAGACAGGGGTTAGTTTTGTTGTGAAGCCATAACATTTAATATCAAACCTGAAATTGCTGCTATTCGTGGAACCATAGGTGGCTCGGATGGATAACGCATAAACTGGACATGCCCATCCATAAACAGAACATTGGAGCCACCGGGAATATGACTGAATTCCTGAACAAAAGTGCTGAAATTATCTAACATGACAAATATGGAACTTTGTGCTTTTGCCGCTGTAGAAGGGTTATTTATATCGGTGATTAAAAATCGCTCAATTCCTTCACGAAGACGATATATAGTAGTTCCCCCTGCATTCCCATAGCCCGGGCTTACTGTCCCATCATCATCGGGTTTTCCAGAGGCGTAAGTTTGATTTCCAAAGACGAACCATTCCACTAATTTTTCCAGCCAATGTTCAAAAATCTGTCGGGGTGCCTTCGTGCCGGGAGGAAGATTTATTCCTAAAGACCCTGCAATGAGTGATAAATCGGGGTCTGTCGGGTCTTCATCAAACTTATCATATACCCAACCAAAATAGGAATAGCTATGTGCCGCCTGACAAAATGGCCAATATACAACAATCCAGGATGCATCTGGATATTTTGCCATAAAATATTCTCCTGTGGGGTCATCGAAAATACATTCGCCATGGAAGAAAATTTTATTGTCCGGGTCCGAAGGACAAACCAATATCTTTGCGTCATTCATATAATCTGGATAAATAGACATAATGTCCGGTGATAAGGCAAATTGAGCCCGTATATTTGTGCCGGGATAATCACGCATTTGTATTCGCGGAAATTTTCCAGCCGGGGCTTCGTTTGCATACATCTTAAATACCAAACCCATCTGTTTTAGGTTATTTTGACAAGAAGAACGACGAGTTGCTTCTCGGGCTCGGGCTAAAGCAGGTAATAAAATAGCCGCTAAAATACCAATGATAGCAATAACGACGAGCAACTCAATGAGCGTAAAGCCTGTTTTCTTCGTCTTCATACAACCCCTTCCTATATTTTTAATTTTACTTTTCTTATTACCACTCTTCTCACTAAATATATTCAAATCCATTATAATAAAAATTTTTTATCCTGTCAATCTTTTTTTCACAATATATTTCCCTTTTTAATTAAATCATAATATACACACCTATAAGAGATTTTAAAAGATTTATATGATTACTTGTGTCCCATAGGTAATCCGTTAATTGTATCTATCGATTTATACTGCTGTTTGTCGGTTTCTTTTTCCCCTATCCACGCAAAAAGACTTATAAACACTGCTTCTTTTTTAGGAACAATATGTAAACCCGAAATCTTAGGTTCTTTACCATAGAAAGTCCCTTCAAATTTTTAGAAATAGGATTAAAATTGTTTCCGAACCCAGCCTGTCATACCCTCAAATAATTGTTTATCCCGACTACCGATAGGACGAAAACCTTCACCCTTATTCCAATATTGAGTTTCTGTAGCATCAATATCATTAGCTAGGTAATAGTTGCCATTTATTGGATAATCAAGGTCTCTTCCAATCTTCTGCAATTGTTCGACATTAAAAATGGGTATACCCTCCGCTTGAGAATATCCCTATATGAGAATAATTAAAATTAACACACTCCCAATAGTCCTCATTAATTTTTCCATTTCTACTCTCCTTTTCTTTACTCATAATATTATATTGCTTTAATTTTAAATATAGTTCATAAATTAAAAAATAAAATTTTTTATACGGAGGGTTTATACCCAAAATAGGACGATATTGAGATATTGGCAAAGCAAGTGATAAAATCTATCTCATAATCGTATCCCTTTAATTAAAAATTCATCCTCTCTTTTGTCTTAGGAAAATATGTTATGAAAACAAAAAATTCTTTTAATCCGATACGGGTAGGTGTGTTGATGGGAGGGATTAGTTCGGAGCATGAAATATCGCTTTTGTCGGGGGAAGGTGTAGTGCGTGCTTTGAGCACAACGGAATATGTGCCTATTCCTATTATTATTCATCGCAATTTCAATTGGGAATTTCCAGAGAAAAAGATATTGAAAACGGAAGAAGCCCTTGTGGAACTGAAACGAATAGGAATACAGGTGGTTTTTAATGCACTTCATGGTGCTTTTGGTGAAGATGGACGCATTCAAGGGTTGCTGGATTGGCTCCATATCCCGTATACAGGCTCTGACTGTGCTGCATGTGCTCTTGCGATGAATAAAGTGCGTTCAAAAGCGGTCGCAAAGATTGCAGGTATTCGTGTGGCTGACCATATTGTTTTTCGTCAGGATACCTGGATATGGGACCGTTCCGATTCTGCTTTTCGTGTGGAGAATGAATTGGGCTTTCCTGTGATTGTGAAGCCGTCATCTCAGGGTTCCAGTGTAGGGGTTACAATAGCCGAAGATGCTAAATCTTTTCTTGAAGGGGTTGAGCAGGCTTTAGAGTGGGATAATGAAGTGCTGGTGGAAAAGTTTATAAAGGGGCGTGAGGTTACATGTGGGGTGTGGGATTGTGAAGAAGGAGTCCCTCCACGTGCTTTGCCCGTTACAGAGATTTGCCCTAAAACGAGTTCGTTCTTTGACTATACGGCGAAGTATACGCCGGGTGCGACTGAGGAAATTACCCCGGCACCTATTGACCCGAAACAAACTCAAAAGGTTCAAGAAATGGCTTTGCAAGCACATCAAGCAATAGGCTGTTCTACATGGAGTCGAAGCGATTTTATTATTGACGAGGAAGGACCCGTCTGGATAGAAATAAATCCTATTCCGGGGTTAACACCTACATCGTTATACCCACAAGAAGCAAAATGTGCGGGTATCAGTTACGAACAGATGATACAAAAATTTGTAGAGTATGCGATTAAGAAAAAAATTTAGAAAGTATGTTGCTTAAATAGATTTAATAGAAAGCCTTTTTGAAATAAAAAGATATGTTTTGGGGTATGAAGAATCAAGTGTCCTAAATGGTTTGAACAACGATGGAATATACTCAACACTTTTCTTTTTTATTGTTGCTAACAATTGTAGAAAGTTCTATAATATTTGCGTTGTTTTATTGGTTGATTCTACTTGAATAGATAAAAAAATGTAAAAGGATAATCGAAAATGAATCAACTTGTTTTTACAAAGATGCATGGATTGGGGAATGATTATTTGTATATTGATGCACGAGGTGGTTTACCTACAGAGAATATCCCGGAATTATCGCGGCGAATGAGCCATCGTCATTTAGGGGCAGGTGCGGACGGGATAATTCTTATCCTTGCTTCTGAGGTAGCCGATTTTAAGATGCGTATCTTTAATGCAGATGGTAGTGAGGCGGAGACCTGCGGGAATGGTATTCGTTGTTTTGCAAAATATGTTTATGAACGGGGACTGACACATAAGACGGATTTTGTTATTGAAACCTTAGCTGGTCCCAATCGTGTTGTTTTGAATGTAGAAAATGGCAAGGTAAAATCTGTTCGTTCGCGTATGGGCAAGCCGAGTTTTGAGCGTTCCCGAATACCTATGGTAGGTGCGTCAGGACAGGTTATTGAAGAGCCTATTGATGTAGAAGGGGAAGTCATTAATATTACAGCGGTTAATATTGGCAATCCGCATGCCGTTATATTTGTTCCGGACGCAACAGAAGCACCTGTTGCAGAGTTAGGACCGAAGATTGAAAATCATTATCTGTTTCCTCAAAGGACAAATGTTGAATTTGTTTCCCTTATTGACCGTTCCAATATTGTCATGCGTATCTGGGAACGAGGTAGTGGAATTACTATGGCAAGTGGTAGTGGTTCTTGTGCCGCAGCCCTTGCTTCAATGATAACCAATCGCACCGACCGAAAGGTAAATGTGCATCTTGTCCATGGTTCGCTTACTATTGAATGGGCAGAGGATGATTATGTATATCAAGAAGGTCCTGCAGAGGAAGTATATTCTGCTACATGGCTTCTTCCTATTCCATAATCCCGTAATAGTCCTATTTGATTTCGATAAAATTCTAATTAACAAATCGTATATCTTCCATAGCTCTTTTCTTGATAAGAAGACCTTGCTTTGTTATTATAAACATTCGTAATAATTCAAAACTTTCAAATAAGGAAATAAGGTATGAAGCAATTTTTTTCGATATTTTCTTTATCCATTGTCTTTTTCCTAATTCTGGTAAACGGTTCTGTTTTTTCAGATGGGCAGGAATGGATATATAAGGAATTTGCTGAAGCCAAACCCGATTTCTCACCGGTGCCTATATGGTGGTGGAGTGGAGGGAAGGTTACGAAAGAGGGAATTACATGGCAATTGCAAGAATTGGTTAAGGGAGGCATTCATAATGCCATTATTCTAAATCTAGCTCCATCAGGACCGTTATATGGTAGTGCTCCCGATGACCCGTTATTTTTGACAGATGAATGGTGGGATTTATTTGCATATACGCTTCAGGTAGCCAAACAGGTTGGAGTGCGGATTTGGTTCTATGACCAGTTGGGTTTTTCAGGAGCGGGCTTACAGGCACGCGTTGTTCGTGATAATCCGCCGTATCGGGGGATTGACCTTAAACGATTTGTAAAAGAGGTAACAGGACCCGGTACTGTGACCCTAGAAACACCTGCGGAAGGAAATCCATTGGCTCTTTTCCGTTCCGAAAAGTTGGTTGAAGAAACAGATTCTTCTGATACCACACCCGAATGGATTTGGGGAAGTAAAAACACAGAGAACACACCGCATGTGTTTTTCCGTAGAACATTTGAACTAACGGAACTACCTCCAAAAGCCATTGTGACCATTTCTTGCGATAATGGTTATGAACTTTATATTAACGGGAAACGAATTGGTAACGAATTGGTATATGATACCGATGGATGGGAAACGGCGGAGGTTTTTGATGTGCTTCCCTATTTGCAAACAGGGAAAAATGTAATGGCTGTTCATGGGACAAATTTGGGTGGACCGGGTGGCTTGATTTTCTCATTACGGATAGGGGAAAAAGTTCTTTTAAGTGATAATCAATGTCGTATTGCATTAGAGGAAATACCAAACTGGCTAAATGTAGATTTTAATGATGATAACTGGAAGTCCGCCGTTGTTATAGGTCCGTTAGGCTGTTCGCCGTGGGATAAAGTAAACAATATGAATGGTGGGAAGGCTTTACATGCACTCGGGAAACCTGTCGTTCGTGTCAGTCGAATTCCGATAAATATATCGGAACGCAATTTTACAGTAGATATACCAGAGGGAAGTTATCAGTTGGAACTTTTCTATACAGTGCCTGCTGGTTTTGATTATCATAATCCTGCGGCATGCCATGCGTTACTGGAT
It contains:
- a CDS encoding DUF1559 domain-containing protein, producing MKTKKTGFTLIELLVVIAIIGILAAILLPALARAREATRRSSCQNNLKQMGLVFKMYANEAPAGKFPRIQMRDYPGTNIRAQFALSPDIMSIYPDYMNDAKILVCPSDPDNKIFFHGECIFDDPTGEYFMAKYPDASWIVVYWPFCQAAHSYSYFGWVYDKFDEDPTDPDLSLIAGSLGINLPPGTKAPRQIFEHWLEKLVEWFVFGNQTYASGKPDDDGTVSPGYGNAGGTTIYRLREGIERFLITDINNPSTAAKAQSSIFVMLDNFSTFVQEFSHIPGGSNVLFMDGHVQFMRYPSEPPMVPRIAAISGLILNVMASQQN
- a CDS encoding D-alanine--D-alanine ligase gives rise to the protein MKTKNSFNPIRVGVLMGGISSEHEISLLSGEGVVRALSTTEYVPIPIIIHRNFNWEFPEKKILKTEEALVELKRIGIQVVFNALHGAFGEDGRIQGLLDWLHIPYTGSDCAACALAMNKVRSKAVAKIAGIRVADHIVFRQDTWIWDRSDSAFRVENELGFPVIVKPSSQGSSVGVTIAEDAKSFLEGVEQALEWDNEVLVEKFIKGREVTCGVWDCEEGVPPRALPVTEICPKTSSFFDYTAKYTPGATEEITPAPIDPKQTQKVQEMALQAHQAIGCSTWSRSDFIIDEEGPVWIEINPIPGLTPTSLYPQEAKCAGISYEQMIQKFVEYAIKKKI
- the dapF gene encoding diaminopimelate epimerase, producing the protein MNQLVFTKMHGLGNDYLYIDARGGLPTENIPELSRRMSHRHLGAGADGIILILASEVADFKMRIFNADGSEAETCGNGIRCFAKYVYERGLTHKTDFVIETLAGPNRVVLNVENGKVKSVRSRMGKPSFERSRIPMVGASGQVIEEPIDVEGEVINITAVNIGNPHAVIFVPDATEAPVAELGPKIENHYLFPQRTNVEFVSLIDRSNIVMRIWERGSGITMASGSGSCAAALASMITNRTDRKVNVHLVHGSLTIEWAEDDYVYQEGPAEEVYSATWLLPIP